TGAACTCGGCAATCGGTTCCACTCCACCCGGGTTCAGCGGGTCTATGCCCGGACTGAACACCTTCCCTGCAACCGTCCCCGTCACGTTCTGAAACGTACTGTCGAACTGCAGGTCATAGCGTGCGGCAGTAGAGCCGAGGAAATTACCGGTAAGGGGATCGTACGAGAAATCGAGAACCGTGGCTTGGATCTTTCGCAGTCCAAGGCGCTTCCATACTCCCTGTTGATTACTGAAGCCGCCGCCGGCAACTCCTCCGCCGAACTGAATTGACTGTATACTGCTCAAATTACCATCAGAAAAGATTGTCAAAATCCTGGAGGGGCCTGCGGCCGGGTTGCGCATCACCACGTAGGTACCGGCAATCCGCGGGCTGAAGAGCTTGAGGCCCCCTTTTTCTTTACTTTCTGCTCGATCCTCTGTGTTTTCAGATTCTAATCCGGGTGATACAGAACCTGCTGGAGAAGAAAACGCAAACAGTCCTAGAAGGACTACGGTAACAGCACATGATGTTATTCTTCTCATTTGAACCTCCATCCCTTCCCAACTCTCCCCCCTCGGAGGGGGAGAGGACAGGTGGGGGAGTCGAAGGAATGGCCACAATGATTACTCGACATACATGCCGGCACCCACGAAGACCATTTTTCCGTCGGGCATTTTCGCCTTCTTGATATAGCTTATCTTTTTGGAAGGCTTGTCTGTCCCCGGTTTGGGCCACATATAATCTACCCATCCCGACCCTCTGGTTTTCGCTGTCTCTATAAACGCGCGCATCCAAAGTTTTCCATTGGCATCCTTCATGTCAATTAAATTCTTCCCCTCGAGTTCCGGTTCGGTAGGAAGCAAAAGGACAGTTCCGTTCATATCATTGACGAAGATATAGGTGTCTCCTTTGTACCATTCGCTGTCCTTCTTCTTCAATTCAGGAAAAGCACCTTTTCCTTTACTCTCTATGAAGGTTACTGTTTTGTTGACGAGAGCCTTAATTTGTTTTGCCTGTTCAGATTGTGGCTCTGGGGTTGCAGAAAGCCCTGGGGAAGCAAGCAGGAATACGACGCCAAAAAGGATGAAGATCCCCCCGTACAATGCTCTTCTTTTCATTGGAAACCTCCTTTGTTTGAAAATCCGAGAGACCGTACGGGTCAGCCGGGCTGACGACACCGCTGCCGTCCCTGCTGAGAACATGGGCGTAGATCATCGCAGCGCTCACAGCGGCCTGGGGCCGTGGCGAAGGGGCGAGGGCGGCAGGATGCCACCTGCCGGTATTCTGATGCTGGAAGCGTTGGATGACCCTGTTCCAGTGGGAATTCTCATGCCGTCCTCCTTGCCAAGGGAAGGCTTAGTCAAGAT
This genomic interval from Candidatus Methylomirabilis tolerans contains the following:
- a CDS encoding cache domain-containing protein, translating into MKRRALYGGIFILFGVVFLLASPGLSATPEPQSEQAKQIKALVNKTVTFIESKGKGAFPELKKKDSEWYKGDTYIFVNDMNGTVLLLPTEPELEGKNLIDMKDANGKLWMRAFIETAKTRGSGWVDYMWPKPGTDKPSKKISYIKKAKMPDGKMVFVGAGMYVE